GTTCCAGATGCAATTGTTGAATCATTATTAGTTTTAGATGCAAGTCAGGGTCAAAATGGCTTAAAGCAAGCAAAAAGTTTTGCAAAATCAGCAAATTTAAGTGGAGCAATTATTACTAAATTAGATGGCACTTCAAGAGGAGGAGTCTCTTTAGCTGTTTCTCAAGAAGTTAATTTGCCTATAAGATTTATTGGAGCTGGAGAAGGTATTCAAGATTTGAGACCTTTTAATAGTTATGAATTTGTAGAAGCTATGCTTGCAGATAAATAAAAATTTAATTAAAAATTTTTTAAAAATATAAATTTAATGTTAAAACATATTTATCTATTAGATTTGTTGTGAAAACTAATCAAAAAGAAAAATTATTTTCAAGCAAATTTATTCAAAAATTTTTAGATAATGAATCTAAAGCATCTTTAAGCAATAAATATAAGATTACTGAAATTGCATCTTCATTAGCATATTACTTAAAATCTTTTTCCAATATAAATAAATTATTGGATTATATTTGTTTAATTTTTAAACATATTTTTAAAGAAAAAATAATATTAATTATTCCTTTAAATTATGAGGGAGAAATATGGAATGAAAACATAAAAATTTCTGCTAATAATGACTGTTTAAAAATTCAAGAAGAAATTAATAGTTTTTTGAATAAATTTAATTTTTCTAAAAATTTTAAAATAAAACAGATTCTAAATTTTGAAAATGCTTTAAGAAATAATTTCAAAGAATATAAAATTGAAACAGACAAAATATTATCTAGAGGGAAATGCAGAGGATTTATTTATATTTTTAGCGATAATTTAGCTGGTGATTCCATCACTGATGATTCAAATTTTAATTTTATTCAAAATTGTCTTGCTGTTGGATTAGAAAATTACTGCTTGATAAAAACAAAGAAAAAGCATGAGAATGTTGATAGAGAAATTTCTACCGGTGCAGAAATACAATCTCAATTGCTCCCAGATTATTGTCCAGTTATTTATGGGGTAGACCTTGCTGCACATTGTAGGCCTGCTCTCCAGTTAGGCGGAGATTATTATGATTTTATGTGTTTAAAGACGAATATCTCAGAAAAAAGAAAAGAAAAAGCTAGATGGGCTTTAGTAATTGGTGATGTTATGGGCAAAGGTATTCCCGCGGGTCTGCTAATGACTATGCTAAGAGGAATGTTACGTGCAGAGGTTCTTACAGGATTACCGCCAGATAGAATTTTGCATGATTTGAATCAATTAGCAATAAATGATTTAGATCAATCACATAGATTTGTGACATTAT
The window above is part of the Prochlorococcus marinus CUG1415 genome. Proteins encoded here:
- a CDS encoding PP2C family protein-serine/threonine phosphatase, whose amino-acid sequence is MKTNQKEKLFSSKFIQKFLDNESKASLSNKYKITEIASSLAYYLKSFSNINKLLDYICLIFKHIFKEKIILIIPLNYEGEIWNENIKISANNDCLKIQEEINSFLNKFNFSKNFKIKQILNFENALRNNFKEYKIETDKILSRGKCRGFIYIFSDNLAGDSITDDSNFNFIQNCLAVGLENYCLIKTKKKHENVDREISTGAEIQSQLLPDYCPVIYGVDLAAHCRPALQLGGDYYDFMCLKTNISEKRKEKARWALVIGDVMGKGIPAGLLMTMLRGMLRAEVLTGLPPDRILHDLNQLAINDLDQSHRFVTLFYSDYDPRTRKLRFANAAHNPPLLWKSSDQKIIKLDAEGLVLGLQKEAEYHCGEIKLNENDLVLYYTDGVIDTANCLGERFDEERLIKTLTKLCKQSYTSQEILNKIFKKLDDFTGQNRHLEDDASMVILQLK